In Drosophila albomicans strain 15112-1751.03 unplaced genomic scaffold, ASM965048v2 utg000090l_pilon, whole genome shotgun sequence, a genomic segment contains:
- the LOC127566255 gene encoding uncharacterized protein LOC127566255 yields MICTSRHCNDDLTVVVLESREGCLLLASCYMAHDKPAPPDELRRLVDMVCSSNKHIIIGTDANAHHSVWGSPDINDRGESALDFILNHKLRLANRGEVSTYVGPTSSNVLDLTIATECTNVEEWRVLDRPSFSDHNYIQFTIPFNRLPAAQPFRNPRKTNWAKFSSLVSKSLGPPGNINSVSPEVVQEDDPIIQKVFMENLLLGPG; encoded by the exons CAATGACGATCTaaccgtggtggtgctggagagccgtgaaggatgtttgctgctggcatcctgcTATATGGCCCACGACAAGCCGGCTCCACCTGACGAGCTGCGGAggctggtggacatggtctgctcctccaataagcatattataatcggaacggacgccaacgcccaccatagcgtctggggaagtcccgacattaacgacaggggtgagtcagctcttgattttatccttaaccataagcttagactagccaacagaggtgaggtatctacctatgtaggtccCACCTCTAGTAATGTGCTGGACTTAACGATTGCGACTGAGTGTACCAATGTAGAAGAGTGGAGGGTCCTGGATAGACCCTCCTTCTCGGATCACAACTACATTCAATTCACCATTCCTTTTAACAGGTTACCTGCGGCTCAGCCGTTCAGAAATCCCCGTAAAACGAACTGGGCGAAATTCTCTAGCCTTGTTTCCAAGTCTCTTGGTCCGCCGGGTAACATCAACTCG GTCTCTCCTGAAGTCGTACAAGAAGATGATCCGATCATCCAAAAGGTCTTCATGGAGAACCTTTTGCTCGGACCTGGATAA